Proteins from a single region of Takifugu rubripes chromosome 4, fTakRub1.2, whole genome shotgun sequence:
- the tmem72 gene encoding transmembrane protein 72 isoform X2, with protein MGKQENICWNIVECACRILGVSTATVLCGVGVETLQQGEFNSLGIYLLVSSVCIMIFELAYFLDTLLSMCLPCPPDWQLFLLWGKMAHVGGFHKFLSYSLMSVVCFLHPVLVWHAVIPGTMLLLTASFNFILSKKTKVRRPKEPQEGIQGLAPTCATDGGARSQSSLPFLHLGTGRRATGLALAIIDRGESVQAMLEAEQTAAPTDGDRERRRWRERRLIFSRRREEPVEREMEEMERCSEPDADTTSDTAPMITD; from the exons TGTTGTGTGGTGTGGGAGTGGAGACCCTGCAGCAAGGAGAATTCAACAGCCTCGGGATTTACCTTCT AGTGTCATCTGTTTGCATCATGATTTTTGAGCTGGCCTATTTCCTGGATACGCTGTTGTCCATGTGTCTGCC TTGTCCTCCAGACTGGCAGCTGTTTTTGTTATGGGGGAAAATGGCTCACGTAGGAGGCTTCCACAAGTTCCTCTCTTACTCATTAATGTCAGTGGTCTGCTTCTTGCATCCTGTGTTGGTGTGGCATGCAGTTATCCCAG GCACAATGCTTCTGCTGACGGCCTCTTTCAACTTCATATTGAGCAAGAAAACCAAAGTCAGGCGTCCCAAAGAGCCACAGGAGGGCATCCAAGGCCTGGCCCCCACGTGTGCGACAGATGGAGGAGCCCGGTCACAGAGCAGTTTACCCTTCCTTCACTTAGGGACAGGCAGGAGAGCCACAGGCCTGGCTCTGGCCATCATAGACAGAGGGGAGAGCGTCCAGGCCATGTTGGAGGCGGAGCAGACGGCGGCACCCACAGATGGAGAccgggagaggaggaggtggagagaaagGAGGCTGATATTCTCCAGGCGTCGGGAGGAGCcagtggagagagagatggaggagatggagcgcTGCAGCGAGCCAGACGCAGACACCACCTCAGACACTGCGCCCATGATAACAGACTGA